GCATTAACTGTTAGTGAAGTAAGAGCTAAAAGATAATCGCTACAATTCATAAAAAATAAGCTTGAAGGTCGTTCTTTCAAGCTTTTTTTTTACATTTGTTTTAAAGACTGTAATAAGTATGGAAGCTAAAAATGTAATTGAGTTAAGTCAATCATCTATATATCAAAGAAATCATTTAGTATTATCGGACGTTAATTTTACACTAAACGAAGGTGAATTTGTTTATCTAATCGGGAAAACGGGAAGTGGAAAAAGTAGTTTGTTAAAAGTACTTTATGGTGATTTACCACTACAATCAGGGCAAGGAGCTGTGGTTGGAATGGATTTGAAATCATTAAAAACAAGTAAAATTCCAGACCTTAGAAGGCATTTAGGGATTGTCTTTCAGGATTTCCAATTATTAACAGACCGTACAGTTGAACAAAATTTAATCTTTGTTTTGAAGGCTACAGGTTGGAAAGATAAAGCGACAATTGATAAACGTATCGATGAGGTTTTAGATGCAGTAGGTATGTTGTCTAAAAAGAAAATGATGCCATTCCGTCTTTCAGGTGGTGAGCAGCAGCGTGTTTCTATTGCTCGTGCTTTGTTGAATCATCCAGAATTGATTTTAGCTGATGAGCCGACAGGAAACTTAGATCCAGAAACTTCAAATGACATAATGGATTTGTTGTTATCTGTGTCAAAACAAAATAATTGTGCAGTTTTAATGGCTACACATGATTACGAAATTATTCGTCGTTATCCTGCTCGTAAAGTACGTTGTGAAGACGGAAAATTATTTGAGGTTACTGAAGCAATCACAGAATAAAAATTTATATACAATATAATTTTAAAGAAAGAGTTTACTTAGTTGTAGACTCTTTTTTTTATATATTAAACTAATAAAATGTTTAGAGATAAACCATTACATTTTGTAAGCATGGACACGCCTTTTCCTCCAAGTTATGGAGGAGTGATAGACGTGTTTTTTAAATTACAGGCTTTTCATCAATTAGGGGTAAAAGTGTATTTACATGTTTTTGGATTTAAAGAAAATAAAGAGAGTGGTTTAGAAAAGTATGCTGAAAAAGTCTACTATTATCCTATCAAGCAAAATCCTTTTTTGGTTTTTAATAAATCTCCATTTTCAGTTTGTTCAAGAAATGGAAATAAATTATTTGAAAATATAACCAAAATTGACGCACCAATTTTTTTTGAAAGCCTTAAAACGACAGATATTATTCGAAAATTTAATTTATCAAATCAAAAAAAATATTTAAGATTACATAATATTGAGCAAAATTATTTTGAAGGTTTAGCTTTAAGTGAAACAAATATTTTTAAGAGAGTGATGTATTACTTAGAAGCTAAAAAGTACATTAAATATGAGCCGATTATGAGTCATTTTGATCAAATTTTCACGTTGTCTAATTATGAACAAGATTATATATATCAAACGTTTTCTAAAGGTAAATTTATACCTGTTTTTCATGGGAATAATACCTTTTTTAATTTAAAAGGTTGTGGTCATTATGCCTTGTATCATGGGGATTTAAGAGCAGCAGATAACCGTAGAGCTGTAGAATTTTTGATTGATGTTTTTAACGATATAGATTATCCTTTAATCATCGCTTCAAGTTCTAAACAAGCATGGGTTGAAGATAAAATAGTTGGTAGAAAGAATATTAAATTTATTTACTTAGAAGATTTTAAACATCTGTTAACGTTGTTTAAAAATGCTCAAATGAATATTAGTTGGTCTTTTCAGCAGTCTGGAACGAAATTGAAAGTTGTAAATGCATTATTTAATAGTCGATATTCTATTATTAATGACAATGTGATAGATGACGATCATATTCGTCAATTATGTATTGAAGTTAAGAATAAAAAGGAGCTTATTGAACAAATTAATTTATTGAAAAATAAACCATTTATTGCTTCAGAAACTTACAAATCTATTTTAGAAACTTATTTAAATGACAGAATGAATGCAAAAAATATTTTAAACGAAATTTTTTCTTAAATTTAAATACAATTAACAACGAATATGCGCAGAGAAAATTTTGCAGATTTAATTTTACAAAAAATTAAAGACCAAAAAGACACTATAAAACAGCAATATCATACTTCTAAAAATAAAATTGGATATTTTTGGATAGATGATTTATTGCCAAAAGATTTAGCATTGGAAATTAATGAAAACTTTCCTTCTAAAGATGAAATGGTTTTGAAAAAAAGTTTGAAAGAAGATAAATATATCGCTGTTCAAATGAACCAATATCATCCTATTTTGGAAGAGATTATTTATGCTTTTCAAGACGAAAGAATTGTGAGTTTGATTGCAGAAATATGTGATATAAAGCAACCTATTCCAGATTCTTCTTTGTATGCTGGCGGATTGTCGATGATGGGGAATAAACAATTTTTACAACCACATTTAGATAATTCTCATGATGCAAAAAGAGAATTATGGCGCGTATTAAATTTATTGTATTATGTGACACCAGATTGGAGAGAAGAATATGGAGGAAATTTAGAAATTTGGCAAAATGGATTGAAGAATGAGCAGATTACAATTTTTAGTAAATTCAATCGATTAGCTGTAATGGCGACGCATAATGAATCGTTGCATTCGGTTTCACCAATAAAATATGAAGGGTTTAGAAAATGCGTGTCGAATTATTATTTTTCGAAAGAACCTTTAAGAGAAACAGATTCGTTTCATGTTACATCTTTTAGAGGGCGTCCTGAACAAAAAGTGTTGGATCAAGTTTTACAAGTTGATAATGCGTTGAGAATGGGGGTTAGAAAGGTTTTTAAGAAAGGAGTAGTCGAAAATCCGCATGTATATAAAAAAGAAAAAGAATAGGTTAAGGAGATTAACCTATTTTTTTATTTGTTCAAAAATTGCTTTAAGTTTTATTTCTTCGTTTTCCCAACAAAGTTCTTTTGCAGCTTTTGCAAGATTTTCTTGGTAACTTCGTTTTCCTTCGTTTAAGATCTCTTGTAATGTTTCGGCCAAATGTTTTGGTTCATGGTTTATAATCACTTTACCTACGTTGTATTCTTCTACCATTTTTTTTATCTCTGGTAAATTTGTCGCTAAAATAGGAACTCTTGCTTGAATAAAGTCAAATAGTTTATTCGGTAGAGCATAGCGATAGCTTAAACCTAAATCTTCTTCCAAACTCATTCCTACATCAGCTAAAGGTGTTATGGTTTTTAAAGTTTTTGGGGGGATATTTCCTAAAAAATGAATGCGATTTGTAAGGTTTAAATTTTTTACCAATTGCTCGTATTCTGCTTTTTTTGGACCTTCTCCAGCAATCCAAAATTGACAATTTTCGACATACTTAAATGCTTCAATCATTTTATCGATTCCTCGACTCATATTGATTGCTCCTTGATACATTAAAATTTTGTCATTCGTTGGATTTTCGGGTAAGCGAAAGAAAATAAAATCTTGTTTATCATTCAGTTTTGTTCGATTGGGAACATTTCTAATCACAACCGGATTAGCGCCATATTCTTTATGAAACCAATTAGCATATCCATCACTAACGGTGTAAAAATGATTGATTTTTGGAAGTAAGAATTGTTCTAAAGTTTTCCATATTTTTTTTGTTTTTGGACGATTCTGAAGTGATGGTAACTCTGAGAAAATCTCATGACTATCAAAAACTAAAGGTCTATTTTTGATTTTGCTGACCAAGTAAAAAGGGAATAAACTGTCCAAATCATTTGCTAATAAAATGGTCTTTTTATCTGTTTTTTTTAATAAAGTAAAAAATAATTTCCAATTAAATTCGGCATACATTTTCATCGTTGATTGATTATTCATCTCAATCAAATGCGTTTTGTATGGTTTATTCAAATTTGGCTTTCCTTTTAATGTTGCGCCAATTAATTCTACATCATATCCAAATTTCAATAAAGAATGACAAACTTTATCTAATCGTTGATCCGTTTCAATATTATTTAATACTGCAGAAAGAATTTTCAATGTTGTGGTTTTTAAAGGTTATTTTCCAGGTTTAAAAGCAATATAATAAGCCTGTACTAAAAATAATAACGCATTCGGAATAAGAACTGGCCAAGCCTCAATCATTGCAGCATAAATCACAAAACATATACACCCTATTGCATTGATAATACGAATGGTTGTGATTTTTGAAAAAAAGAATGCTAGTACAATAAAGACTGAAGCTAAATAGCCAAAAATATCAGCTATACCAATATTAGATAAAAAATCCATAAAATGATAAATAAGAATGATAAAGTATAGGCAAAATTATGAAAAATAAGTCGATAACTTTGTGTAAATTTGCACAATGATAGAAACTTTATCAAAGATAAAACACAAAGATTCGCCAAATTTCTTTTTACTTGCTGGTCCATGTGCCATCGAGAATGAGGATATGGCTTTGAGAATTGCTGAAAAAGTAATTAACATTACTGATAAATTAGAGATTCCTTATGTTTTTAAAGGATCTTTCAGAAAAGCAAACCGTTCTCGTATTGATAGTTTTACAGGAATTGGAGATGAAAAAGCATTGAAGATTATTCAAAAAGTAGGCGAAACATTTGATGTTCCTACAACAACGGATATTCATGAACCTTTTCATGCAGAAATGGCTGCAGCTTATGTAGATGTTTTACAAATTCCTGCTTTTTTGGTTCGTCAAACGGACTTAGTTGTTGCTGCTGCAAAAACAGGGAAGCATGTTACGCTGAAAAAAGGACAGTTTCTTTCGCCAGAAGCAATGAAATTTCCTGTTGAAAAAGTGACAGATTCAGGTAACAATAATGTAGCTATAATCGAACGAGGAACAATGTTAGGTTATGGTGATTTAGTGGTGGATTATCGTGGAATTCCTGTGATGCAAAACTATGCGCCAGTTATTTTAGATATCACGCATTCATTACAACAACCAAATCAAGCTTCGGGTGTTACAGGAGGAAAACCAGAGTTAATCGAAACGATTGCAAAAGCTGGAATTGCTGTAGGTGCTGACGGTATTTTTATCGAAACGCATCAAGATCCTAAAAATGCAAAAAGCGACGGAGCAAATATGTTACAATTAGATTTGTTAGAAGGATTATTAACGAAATTAGTTAGAGTTCGTCAAGCAATTCTTTAATTTTTTTTTTAAGAATTCAATGATATTAAATAATACTTAATCAACTTGATTAAGTATTTTTAATTTTTTAGATATGAATAATTTAATCCAAAAATACAATATTCCAGGACCTCGTTACACAAGTTATCCTACAGTTCCATTTTGGGACAATAATGGATTTACAAAACAAGGATGGGTGGAAACTTTCCAACGATCTTTTGATGAAAGTAATGCAGAAGAAGGAATATCAATTTATATTCACTTACCTTATTGTGAGTCTTTGTGTACATTTTGTGCATGTAACAAAC
This portion of the Empedobacter stercoris genome encodes:
- a CDS encoding cell division ATP-binding protein FtsE codes for the protein MEAKNVIELSQSSIYQRNHLVLSDVNFTLNEGEFVYLIGKTGSGKSSLLKVLYGDLPLQSGQGAVVGMDLKSLKTSKIPDLRRHLGIVFQDFQLLTDRTVEQNLIFVLKATGWKDKATIDKRIDEVLDAVGMLSKKKMMPFRLSGGEQQRVSIARALLNHPELILADEPTGNLDPETSNDIMDLLLSVSKQNNCAVLMATHDYEIIRRYPARKVRCEDGKLFEVTEAITE
- a CDS encoding P-loop NTPase family protein is translated as MFRDKPLHFVSMDTPFPPSYGGVIDVFFKLQAFHQLGVKVYLHVFGFKENKESGLEKYAEKVYYYPIKQNPFLVFNKSPFSVCSRNGNKLFENITKIDAPIFFESLKTTDIIRKFNLSNQKKYLRLHNIEQNYFEGLALSETNIFKRVMYYLEAKKYIKYEPIMSHFDQIFTLSNYEQDYIYQTFSKGKFIPVFHGNNTFFNLKGCGHYALYHGDLRAADNRRAVEFLIDVFNDIDYPLIIASSSKQAWVEDKIVGRKNIKFIYLEDFKHLLTLFKNAQMNISWSFQQSGTKLKVVNALFNSRYSIINDNVIDDDHIRQLCIEVKNKKELIEQINLLKNKPFIASETYKSILETYLNDRMNAKNILNEIFS
- a CDS encoding 2OG-Fe(II) oxygenase; the protein is MRRENFADLILQKIKDQKDTIKQQYHTSKNKIGYFWIDDLLPKDLALEINENFPSKDEMVLKKSLKEDKYIAVQMNQYHPILEEIIYAFQDERIVSLIAEICDIKQPIPDSSLYAGGLSMMGNKQFLQPHLDNSHDAKRELWRVLNLLYYVTPDWREEYGGNLEIWQNGLKNEQITIFSKFNRLAVMATHNESLHSVSPIKYEGFRKCVSNYYFSKEPLRETDSFHVTSFRGRPEQKVLDQVLQVDNALRMGVRKVFKKGVVENPHVYKKEKE
- a CDS encoding glycosyltransferase — translated: MKILSAVLNNIETDQRLDKVCHSLLKFGYDVELIGATLKGKPNLNKPYKTHLIEMNNQSTMKMYAEFNWKLFFTLLKKTDKKTILLANDLDSLFPFYLVSKIKNRPLVFDSHEIFSELPSLQNRPKTKKIWKTLEQFLLPKINHFYTVSDGYANWFHKEYGANPVVIRNVPNRTKLNDKQDFIFFRLPENPTNDKILMYQGAINMSRGIDKMIEAFKYVENCQFWIAGEGPKKAEYEQLVKNLNLTNRIHFLGNIPPKTLKTITPLADVGMSLEEDLGLSYRYALPNKLFDFIQARVPILATNLPEIKKMVEEYNVGKVIINHEPKHLAETLQEILNEGKRSYQENLAKAAKELCWENEEIKLKAIFEQIKK
- a CDS encoding uroporphyrinogen decarboxylase; protein product: MDFLSNIGIADIFGYLASVFIVLAFFFSKITTIRIINAIGCICFVIYAAMIEAWPVLIPNALLFLVQAYYIAFKPGK
- the kdsA gene encoding 3-deoxy-8-phosphooctulonate synthase, whose amino-acid sequence is MIETLSKIKHKDSPNFFLLAGPCAIENEDMALRIAEKVINITDKLEIPYVFKGSFRKANRSRIDSFTGIGDEKALKIIQKVGETFDVPTTTDIHEPFHAEMAAAYVDVLQIPAFLVRQTDLVVAAAKTGKHVTLKKGQFLSPEAMKFPVEKVTDSGNNNVAIIERGTMLGYGDLVVDYRGIPVMQNYAPVILDITHSLQQPNQASGVTGGKPELIETIAKAGIAVGADGIFIETHQDPKNAKSDGANMLQLDLLEGLLTKLVRVRQAIL